The genomic stretch ACATTTAGGAGATGCGAGTGCTTTCGGTTTCCCTACAAGTTCAAGCGGCCCCCTAAATCCTTCAAGCTGGGAAGCGCTGACAGTCTCTCGCGGATAGTGCAGAGTTACCTGCTTATCCATGAAATTCTTACCCGTAATTTTGAGGCCTACAACGAGGCTCCAAAGTCCGGATACGTTTTCCCATATTTTTTTTATTGCGGTCATTATATCACCACCTGATTCAAGAAAGCTTGGTTACAAAGGCAGTTATCAGCAAGTTCAAAAGAGCAAGAGGCATGAGCCACTTCCAATTAAGATTCAAAAGCTGATCAAAACGAACTCTCGGGAAAGTCCAGCGCAGCCAGATCATTACAAGCAAAAGAACATATACTTTTGCGAGGAACCACCAGGCTCCGTCAAAGAACGGCCCGTTCCAGCCACCTAAGAAAAGAGCAACAGCAACTGAACAGACAACAATCATGTTGGCATATTCAGCAAGAAAGAACATACCGAATCCCATTCCTGAGTACTCAGTATGGAAACCAGCTGTAAGTTCACTTTCAGCCTCAGCAAGGTCAAAAGGAGCGCGGTTCGTTTCACCAAGAGCACTTACAAAAAAGATAATAAATGCTAAAGGCTGAACCATGAAGTTCCACTGCCAAGGCCAGCTGCCCTGTCCCGCCACAACCTCTGAAAGGTTCAGCGAACCTGTCTGGAATGCAATTGCAAGCACCGACAACAACAAGGGAATTTCATAAGCGACAGACTGAGATACAGCTCTGGCCGCCCCCAAAATACCATATTTGTTATTGGATCCCCATCCCGCAAGACAGGTAGCAAGAACATTAAGACCGGAAAAAGCCAGAATCAGTAATAGTCCCAGATTCAGGTTCATTCCAGTTAGTTTCGGTCCAAAAGGTAAAGGCAAAAAGAGCAAGAGTACGGGCATGAATGACAGAATCGGCGCAAGCCAAAATAGGAATCCATCCGCATTTTTAGGAGTGAAAAGCTGCTTACCGATCAATTTTACAGCATCTGCTAGAGGCTGCAAAAGACCGTGCGGACCAACTTCAAAAGGTCCGGGCCTACGTTGGATATGCCCTGCCACCTTACGTTCAAGGTAAACCAGAACAAGTCCGTTAAGCCCTACGAATGCAGCAACAGCCACAAGGGCAATAAGTATTTTAACCAGTTCAACGGGTATTTGAGACATATCGATATTTCCTCGCTCTACCTGTCGATTTCAGGGATTACCATGTCTAGGCTGCCGAGAATGGCAACGGCATCAGCCAACATCGTCCCTTTCGAACATTCAGCGAAAACATTAAGATTTGAAAATCCTGGAGCGCGAAGCTTAACTCTGTAAGGAGTCTTGCTGCCATCACTCACAATATGAATTCCAACCTTCCCGCGAGCACCTTCAGACGCAAAATAAGCTTCACCAGCTGGAGCTTTCCAAGCAGGCTTAGGCCTCTTTTTAATCATAAAGTCGCCGTCAGGGATCATAGCTACAGCCTGCTCAACAATGCGCAGACTCTGCTCGATTTCATCCATACGGACCATATATCTAGCCATTGCATCAGCTTCTTTATAAACAGGGACGTCCCAGTCAAACTTATCGTAAACAGAGTATGGCTCTATAGTACGAGTATCGTGCTTGACCCCGGCTCCACGAATGAGTGGCCCGGTTGCACCGTAGCGCAGACACATATCCTTATCCATGTAACCGACATCTTCGATTCTCTTACGGAGAATCACATTCTCAGTTACCAGGTCTTTATAGAGAGGTAGACGACTGCGCAGGTAAGGTACAAGTTCTGCACAATCTTTTAGAAATCCGTCATCAAGGTCATTCATAACTCCGCCGATGCGGAAAGAACTATACGTGAGCCTTGAACCAGTTGGTTTCTGCATTAGATCCAGAATTCGTTCACGGTCATCGAAAGCATACATGATTGGAGTAAAAGCTCCGAGATCAAGTAGATAAGCTCCCCACCACAACAAATGTGAAGATATTCTGTTTAATTCAGATGTTATAACTCTGATATATTCAGCTCGCTCTGGAACTTCGATCTCGGCCAGTTTTTCAACGGCTCCGACCCACGCATGGTTCCAAGCAAGCGGATGTAGATAATCAACTCTGCCCATGTTGGGCATGAACTGAACCCATGATTTAAACTCTGCCATTTTCTCATGCATACGATGCAGATAGCCGAGTACAGGTTCAGCGCGGACAATATATTCACCATCAAGTTCGAGAATCACCCGCAGTACACCGTGGGTGGAAGGATGCTGAGGACCCATGTTCAAAATCATGGTGTTCTCTTTAGCCCCTTTCTCGAAGTGGTTGGTATAAAAATCGCCTTCAGGAAATGCATTCATGTCGGTGCTTCCTATTTCGGTTCTTTAAGGTCGGCCTGAGCCTCACCAAACGGTGTAAAGCCGTCAGTAGTAAATACAGATTCCCCAAAATCAATCAGATCGCGCAATGATTTGCGAGACTTCTCAGTCTTAAGCAAAACACCCTGCGGAGTCTCAGGATCAAGTAACAAGGGAATTAAATTAGGATGACCGCTGAATTTTATTGCATGAAAATCAGTACACTCACGCTCATGCCAGTCTGCCCCCTGATAAATATCAGAGATAGTCGGAACCACTGGTTCAGCATGTGTTACCATAACCCGATGAGCCACCCGCTCAGAGGATTCAAATCGTGCATAATGATAAGTGATCAAGAAACCTTCAACAACATCTACGGCGTCAATATCTTCGAGATAATATTCCTTTCTGAGCATTTCTTTAGCTGCTGCAGGAATATCATCTGGAGATAAAAACACATTAAAATTAAGGCCTGTTTTATCAAATGAACACTTGGAAACCATCAAAGGAGTAACGGAATCGAGCAATTTTTTTTTCGCTGCCATTAGAATTTCTCCTTTTGAAGAGCTTCAGGAACAGGCCACCAACGCTTACCAGACACCTTCTGCTGAATCTCGAATAACCCCTCGAGTAAAGCTTCAGGGCGTGGCGGACAGCCCGGCACAAAAACATCAACCGGAATCAGCTTATCGACACCTTCAATGATGCCGTACTGATCCTTAAATTTAAAAGGACCACCCGAAATTGCGCAATTACCAAGAGCCATGACCCACTTAGGAGCAGGCATCTGTTCATACAATCTCACAACTGCCGGAGCCATTTTTTTTGTTACAGTACCTGCAACAATCATTAAATCTGCCTGTCTGGCTGATGGGCGAAAAACCTCAGCTCCATAACGAGCCATATCAAACCGAGCCATACCGCAAGCCATCATTTCGATAGCACAGCAAGCCAGTCCGAAGGTCATAGGCCAAAGGGACATGGATCTACATATATCCATTGCATCCTCTGCAAGTTGAAGATGCACAAGGCCCTCTTCAATATGATGCCCACCCGTAGTTAGGATATTTTCCTCGGCCATGTGAATACCCCTTTTCTCCAGAAGTAGATGATTGCAAGAGCCAAAACGCCCATAAAAATTGCCACTTTATAAAAAGCCACCATTCCGTCTGCCTGCGGATACCAAACAGCTACCGGGAAAAGATAAAGAACATCTACGTCGAATGCTAAAAAAAGCAGTGCGTAAACATAATAACTGATCCCGAACTGGTTCCATGCTCGCCCATGGGGTTTCATTCCACACTCGTAAGACATTCCTATGTCACCACCTTTCGCACGCGGAGCAATGATCCAAGATAGGATCAATGGCCCTCCCGCAAAAAGCAGTCCACCAAGCATGAAAAGAAAAATGGCTAACTGAAGCCAGGTAAATACCATTTTTCAACCTCGCTCATTTTTTTGAAATTAGTAACACGCATCACACAACTAAAACCATAAAAATAACGTGTCTTAAAGCTGAAAAAACTAATAAACCCAATAAAAACAAGCCTAATTGGATAAATTCACTAAAGTTTATCTCACCGGAGCATCATAGTGTCAAGGTGTTATAACTGCCATCCCTTTTGAGAAATATGCTAATAATGAGCATTGCATAAATAGATAAAATTTAAAACTAATTAAATCAGACGCTTAAAATGACACCAAAAAATAATTAATGACATTTTAAAAAAACATCTTTTTTGAGATCGTTTTTACGTGTCAACATAATTCATCTTACTTACAAAGTGACACAAATCATTTGCAATACATTTATACTTGTATGTACTTACACTAATAATTAATCTCACACTTAATTATTTTAAGAGAATCACAACACAATAAGGTTATAATTATAATATCAAACCAACACACGGATAATATGTCGTATATCAATTTGACACATCATTAAAATCTATAGATCCCATAACAAAAAAGCCCCTACAATAAGCTGCAGGGGCTTTTTAACAAGCTATCTTAAAAACATATAGATTGGATCAACTTTTACATCATTAATCCTGAGAAGTTAATCCATTATAAAAACAGAAGCGACTACTGGATCCATCTTTAACCTTATACATAGCAGAATCTGCACACTGAACTAAGTCCTTTGCTAGATTTGCATCATCGGGAAAAACACTTATTCCAATTGATGCGCCCACCTTGCAGACAATATCATCAATCTTAAAAGGATCTAGCAAACAGGCTGTAAAATCTTCGGCAACTCTTTGAATATCAGCCTTATCAGTAGGACGCTCTAGAAGAACACAAAATTCATCGCCACCAAGACGAGCAAGAGTATCAGAAGAACGGAGCCTAGACTTCAACCGATTGGCAACTTTTAAAAGCAATGCATCACCGGCGTGATGCCCAAATTGATCATTGACTGATTTAAAATTATCTAAATCAATAAAAAGAAGTGCAAGTTTCTCATCATAGCGACGAGCACGGGCTAAAGAACTTTCTAACCTATCAAAGAAAAGATATCTGTTTGGAACACCTGTTAACTCATCCAGAGTTGCTTTTTCCTGAAGATCAAGTTCGCACATTTTGCGCTGAGTGACATCTTCAACAACACCTTCTATGAAAAATTCCCCATCTTCCTCAAATAGTCTTGAACTTTCTGAAACCCAGACTATAGATCCGTCTTTTCTTTTCACACGCATCTCAAAGTCATTCAAATATTTATCCCGCTTCAACGCTTCGAGATACAAAGGCCTATCTTTCAGATCAACAATATTTGAGCTTGAAATATTATGACTAAGAACATCCTCAGGAGAGTCGAAACCGAGAATACGAGCGAAAGCTGGATTAATTTCTAAAAATTCACCGTCAATAGTTGATCTAAAAATACCTTCCACCGCACGGACAAAAATATTTCGATACTTCTCTTCAGCTATGCGCAAAGCCTTCTCAGTTTTAATACGCTGAGCAATTTCACGCTCTAATAAGTCCTTTTGCCTTTTCAGCTCAAGAAACACCCCGACCTTACTCCGAAGTATAGGCGGATCAATCGGCTGAGTCAGAAAATCAACAGCTCCTGCTTCATAACCCATGCGAGCATAGGCAGGATCTTTGTATATTGCCGTCAGAAAAATTATTGGAACCAATTTGCAGGCTGGAATACATTTAATAGCTTTAGCAGTTTCATAGCCATCCATACCCGGCATTTGCACATCCAAAAGAATGAGAGCAAAATCATTATTTTCGCAAAGAACCACAGTATCTTCACCATTTTCCGCTTTGAAGATTTCAGCTCCTTCATTGCGTAATAGTCTATCATACAGCATTAGATTTACGACATTATCATCTACGATAAGTATTTTGAGTGGATTGTGCATAGCAGTCGCTTAATACATTTTTTAAAAAGATAAAACCCCAGAGCAATTATTTTTGTAATTTAAGATTCTTTTTTTGTTGCTTGTTTTATCAGAACTTTCCAAGTATTTAATTTGATAATAATATTTTGGACTATTTCCCGGAGAAAAAATGAGTAGAATGCAGCACTATACAGTTACTGGCGGAGCCGGATTTTTAGGTTCCAGGCTTTGCGAAAAATTACTGGAACAAGGACATGAAGTTTTATGTGTTGATAATTTTTACACGGGCCAAAAATCAAACATAGTACAAATGCTGGACAGCCCATATTTTGAAATGATGCGGCATGATGTAACTTTCCCGCTATACTTGGAAACAGACAATATATTCAACCTCGCCTGCCCCGCTTCTCCAATTCACTATCAGTTTGACCCTGTGCAAACGACAAAGACATCGGTTCACGGCGCAATTAACATGCTGGGACTAGCAAAAAGAGTTAAAGCTAAAATATTTCAAGCATCCACATCAGAAGTTTACGGCGACCCAACATGCAACCCGCAGCGCGAAGACTACTGGGGAAATGTAAACCCCATTGGACCCAGAGCTTGCTACGATGAAGGTAAACGATGTGCAGAAACGCTATTCTTCGACTACCACAGACAACATAATCTGCGAATAAAAGTTGCCAGAATATTCAATACATACGGCCCACGCATGGCAGTTAATGATGGACGAGTTGTATCCAACTTCATTGTTCAAGCACTGCAAAACCAGCCGATAACTCTTTACGGTGATGGATCACAAACCAGATCATTCTGCTACATTGATGATCTAATCGACG from Maridesulfovibrio frigidus DSM 17176 encodes the following:
- a CDS encoding UDP-glucuronic acid decarboxylase family protein, whose amino-acid sequence is MSRMQHYTVTGGAGFLGSRLCEKLLEQGHEVLCVDNFYTGQKSNIVQMLDSPYFEMMRHDVTFPLYLETDNIFNLACPASPIHYQFDPVQTTKTSVHGAINMLGLAKRVKAKIFQASTSEVYGDPTCNPQREDYWGNVNPIGPRACYDEGKRCAETLFFDYHRQHNLRIKVARIFNTYGPRMAVNDGRVVSNFIVQALQNQPITLYGDGSQTRSFCYIDDLIDAFIKIMNTDDSFTGPVNLGNPREFTIRQLAEMIIEMTGSSSKIEFKPLPENDPCQRRPDITLAQETIDWTPSTPLEEGLKPTIEYFENVLHK
- a CDS encoding two-component system response regulator, producing the protein MHNPLKILIVDDNVVNLMLYDRLLRNEGAEIFKAENGEDTVVLCENNDFALILLDVQMPGMDGYETAKAIKCIPACKLVPIIFLTAIYKDPAYARMGYEAGAVDFLTQPIDPPILRSKVGVFLELKRQKDLLEREIAQRIKTEKALRIAEEKYRNIFVRAVEGIFRSTIDGEFLEINPAFARILGFDSPEDVLSHNISSSNIVDLKDRPLYLEALKRDKYLNDFEMRVKRKDGSIVWVSESSRLFEEDGEFFIEGVVEDVTQRKMCELDLQEKATLDELTGVPNRYLFFDRLESSLARARRYDEKLALLFIDLDNFKSVNDQFGHHAGDALLLKVANRLKSRLRSSDTLARLGGDEFCVLLERPTDKADIQRVAEDFTACLLDPFKIDDIVCKVGASIGISVFPDDANLAKDLVQCADSAMYKVKDGSSSRFCFYNGLTSQD
- a CDS encoding NADH-quinone oxidoreductase subunit A yields the protein MVFTWLQLAIFLFMLGGLLFAGGPLILSWIIAPRAKGGDIGMSYECGMKPHGRAWNQFGISYYVYALLFLAFDVDVLYLFPVAVWYPQADGMVAFYKVAIFMGVLALAIIYFWRKGVFTWPRKIS
- a CDS encoding NADH-quinone oxidoreductase subunit D, yielding MNAFPEGDFYTNHFEKGAKENTMILNMGPQHPSTHGVLRVILELDGEYIVRAEPVLGYLHRMHEKMAEFKSWVQFMPNMGRVDYLHPLAWNHAWVGAVEKLAEIEVPERAEYIRVITSELNRISSHLLWWGAYLLDLGAFTPIMYAFDDRERILDLMQKPTGSRLTYSSFRIGGVMNDLDDGFLKDCAELVPYLRSRLPLYKDLVTENVILRKRIEDVGYMDKDMCLRYGATGPLIRGAGVKHDTRTIEPYSVYDKFDWDVPVYKEADAMARYMVRMDEIEQSLRIVEQAVAMIPDGDFMIKKRPKPAWKAPAGEAYFASEGARGKVGIHIVSDGSKTPYRVKLRAPGFSNLNVFAECSKGTMLADAVAILGSLDMVIPEIDR
- a CDS encoding NADH-quinone oxidoreductase subunit B; translation: MAEENILTTGGHHIEEGLVHLQLAEDAMDICRSMSLWPMTFGLACCAIEMMACGMARFDMARYGAEVFRPSARQADLMIVAGTVTKKMAPAVVRLYEQMPAPKWVMALGNCAISGGPFKFKDQYGIIEGVDKLIPVDVFVPGCPPRPEALLEGLFEIQQKVSGKRWWPVPEALQKEKF
- the nuoH gene encoding NADH-quinone oxidoreductase subunit NuoH; protein product: MSQIPVELVKILIALVAVAAFVGLNGLVLVYLERKVAGHIQRRPGPFEVGPHGLLQPLADAVKLIGKQLFTPKNADGFLFWLAPILSFMPVLLLFLPLPFGPKLTGMNLNLGLLLILAFSGLNVLATCLAGWGSNNKYGILGAARAVSQSVAYEIPLLLSVLAIAFQTGSLNLSEVVAGQGSWPWQWNFMVQPLAFIIFFVSALGETNRAPFDLAEAESELTAGFHTEYSGMGFGMFFLAEYANMIVVCSVAVALFLGGWNGPFFDGAWWFLAKVYVLLLVMIWLRWTFPRVRFDQLLNLNWKWLMPLALLNLLITAFVTKLS
- a CDS encoding NADH-quinone oxidoreductase subunit C, with protein sequence MAAKKKLLDSVTPLMVSKCSFDKTGLNFNVFLSPDDIPAAAKEMLRKEYYLEDIDAVDVVEGFLITYHYARFESSERVAHRVMVTHAEPVVPTISDIYQGADWHERECTDFHAIKFSGHPNLIPLLLDPETPQGVLLKTEKSRKSLRDLIDFGESVFTTDGFTPFGEAQADLKEPK